One window of the Triticum dicoccoides isolate Atlit2015 ecotype Zavitan chromosome 3B, WEW_v2.0, whole genome shotgun sequence genome contains the following:
- the LOC119279155 gene encoding translation initiation factor IF-2-like, whose translation MRKKRPPCKKKKILAVQEEPAKIAPPSIISVDAAAPPSTSNVAAPTPSYTSPTAAPAPPSNSSTARLAQLSNSTTAGPAHPSNSPMVGPVQLSISSMPAPMPPSTSTMALTGEARKKRPGHELPRSGSKKKKKIAAVHEAPAENAVEAVLASESDKTKCLSGSAKRKLKKQQPKKEDSNGDAPNGTAAEKEQEAPIEQDKIEMTLEDYEKVQENKKSLEASKPEERRVVDVDFEGLQLLEKNLIEDNQSSGVLFC comes from the exons ATGCGCAAGAAGCGACCTCCctgcaagaagaagaagattctTGCTGTCCAAGAAGAACCTGCCAAG ATTGCGCCGCCATCCATCATCTCCGTGGACGCCGCAGCGCCGCCTTCCACCTCCAACGTCGCCGCACCAACGCCGTCGTACACTTCCCCCACAGCTGCACCAGCGCCGCCGTCCAACTCTTCCACGGCCAGACTAGCGCAGCTGTCCAACTCCACCACGGCGGGACCGGCGCATCCCTCCAACTCCCCTATGGTCGGACCAGTGCAGTTGTCCATATCCTCCATGCCAGCCCCAATGCCGCCGTCAACCTccaccatggccctcaccggcgaggCTCGCAAGAAGCGACCTGGGCATGAACTCCCAAGGTCtggctccaagaagaagaagaagatagctGCTGTCCATGAAGCCCCTGCTGAGAATGCTGTTGAAGCCGTCCTTGCTTCTGAATCTGACAAGACCAAGTGCCTCAGTGGCTCTGCCaagaggaagctgaagaagcaacagcctaagaaggaagactcTAATGGGGATGCTCCTAATGGGACCGCTGCTGAGAAAGAGCAGGAGGCTCCCATTGAACAAGACAAAATT GAGATGACCCTTGAAGATTATGAGAAGGTGCAAGAAAATAAGAAGTCTCTGGAGGCCTCTAAACCAGAGGAGAGGAGGGTTGTTGATGTAGATTTTGAGGGTCTCCAGCTCTTGGAGAAAAATTTGATTGAGGATAATCAATCAAGTGGGGTGTTGTTTTGTTAG